Proteins encoded within one genomic window of Perognathus longimembris pacificus isolate PPM17 chromosome 28, ASM2315922v1, whole genome shotgun sequence:
- the LOC125343553 gene encoding cobalamin trafficking protein CblD-like, translating to MAHVLCNRARLVSYLPAFCSLVRRVVNPKAFSTAGSSGSDESHVATSPPDICSRTVWPDETMGPFGPQDQRFQLPGNIGFDCHLNGAALQKKSQVHKTLPDVLAEPLSTERHEFVMAQYVNEFQGNDTPLEQEINSAETYFESARVECAIQTCPEFLLRDFESLFPEVANSKLMILTVTQKTKNDMTVWSEEVEVEREMLLEKFINGAKEICYALRAEGYWADFIDPSSGLAFFGPYTNNTVFEMDERYRHLGFSVDDLGCCKVIHHSLWGTYVVVGSIFTNATPDSNIMKKLSGN from the exons ATGGCCCATGTGCTCTGTAACAGAGCCAGACTGGTTTCCTATCTCCCAGCCTTTTGTTCTCTAGTTAGAAGAGTTGTTAATCCCAAAGCCTTTTCAACTGCAGGATCTTCAGGTTCTGATGAATCTCACGTAGCCACTTCGCCTCCAGATATATGCTCTAGAACAGTATGGCCTGATGAAACTATGGGACCATTTGGACCTCAGGATCAAAGATTCCAGCTTCCAGGAAACATAGGTTTCGATTGCCACCTCAATGGGGCTGCTTTACAGAAGAAAAGCCAGGTTCATAAAACTTTGCCCGATGTTCTAGCAGAACCATTATCCACTGAAAGACATGAGTTTGTGATGGCACAATATGTGAATGAATTTCAGGGTAATGATACACCTCTTGAACAAGAAATTAACAGTGCAGAAACTTATTTTGAAAGTGCCAGAGTTGAGTGTGCAATCCAAACATGTCCAGAATTTCTGCTAAGAGATTTTGAATCACTCTTTCCAGAAGTGGCCAATAGCAAACTAATGATTCTAACTGTaactcagaaaac aaagaatgatatgaCTGTTTGGAGTGAAGAGGTAGAAGTTGAAAGAGAAATGCTGCTAGAAAAGTTCATTAATGGTGCTAAAGAAATTTGCTATGCTCTTCGAGCTGAAGGCTATTGGGCTGACTTTATTGATCCATCATCTGGTTTGGCGTTTTTTGGACCATATACAAACAATACTGTTTTTGAAATGGATGAACGCTACCGACATTTAGGATTCTCTGTTGATGATCTTGGCTGCTGTAAAGTGATCCATCATAGCCTCTGGGGAACGTACGTGGTTGTAGGAAGTATCTTCACTAATGCAACACCAGATAGCAATATTATGAAGAAATTAAGTGGAAACTAG